From a single Aspergillus puulaauensis MK2 DNA, chromosome 2, nearly complete sequence genomic region:
- a CDS encoding PT repeat family protein (COG:S;~EggNog:ENOG410PSRA;~TransMembrane:1 (o1394-1414i)) yields the protein MAAPIGETVAIPVTNEHLKNEAGITSSAVDAESTAAPTTSSAETVEQEVAEKAKELAKDIGAIPVGSEKEVTPLQNGTHSSEEKETTTAQTPVVASDEAESNGVTTDEQPSVGEEKEALKEDKPSVAEPAPEATKTDEKPEEVPASATIEAGKSDENVDAPVEEEASTKIADEKGTHEAEGEKVADTAATEPEETTPKDVDTTSADPAPIETTFEAPAVETEESTSTETLNDEATKEPTDEPTEESVVTSEPTEAAAATESIAQDSATVQPAGESAAEQLVEEPATSKESVDETKATEPEGEGAETSAVTSTESEETPTAEEPVKESTPAVEAVSEPEKEAPTSEPLAKSTFAEDEVPATEKEPLTEQQTSEPTVERPYTEETSKEPTAEGSLAEEKPVADSPTEVGDETKMDNSAADTETVEPVKTTTADEPTPAATTETETAVEEPKLEEPVATTEAADPAEVEESTAVPEDVDSTKEIITEQAAEGSTESQTGADELAAEVPAANTAAETLETAKESSTEEPAAVVPVEEQVKEPTAEESKAEEPAVVEETKAEEPAVVKETKAEEPAVVEETKAEEPAVVEEPTTEEPKAEEPKVEEPAVVEEPTTEEPKAEEPKAEAPAVVEEPTIKEPAVVEETKAEEPKAEEPKAEAPAVVEEPTIKEPAVVEETKAEEPAVGVVTVEEQVETVVEEPKAEEQPPTEESKAEESVEDIAAVDAPAETATPANAGPSEESEKQTDTEEPKPEETVGESASEPAKGAATEEPKVEATEVAVEPAAETITEAATEEPKDEEAVPAVESGEDLANEAATPQAPAEAVPEQETVTEQKLAASEDTPVDKTIIEKSAEEVTPDDAAAAAEVPATEEASVDAPSTEVPEEPAIKESTGAPVEERPAPATAEPLEEPATETPAEVSPAEPEAAAAEDPTKIIAEEQPATEVDTSKTAAAEESTETPIQVTSTEDQAVPITATEDPTKENETGDPVEEATQPEPVKELETEKATETVAPAAEPETSKEPETETVAPEESASKEPTEDDSANVESAPAQSSTQDPVPETLDDVTTTEETHNAKTEVVEEPAKEVAAADQASSEIAHEEPLKEEPTVQTAVANTAAVEEQETATLNVETVDPVADETAQPSEQAYQKGATEILEEKPSASEPAVAKDPETNPEATVESEAEEVQVQPAQPADNVAAQEEVPEPPEAQDPTAAKEEEESKDKDSLLTPEVIAGGAAVAAAGAVAAGAAVVAHKEEPESTPVKESDVKTSDSLAVPPQVQPSANKEPADTSKAPATPEPAADPALAALAGDGEALLRKLELPSTEQLPVSTENAPKDPKKTNQENETSTAVESGPSASLQPPSTTEGTTDNVDSKAIDSRSPSQNRSVTAVSLNNKNDSWLKSILRAVFVNFLGSIFAPFRRRGRAN from the exons ATGGCTGCTCCTATTGGCGAAACCGTCGCTATCCCCGTTACCAATGAACATTTGAAAAATG AAGCAGGCATCACAAGCAGCGCTGTCGATGCCGAGTCCACTGCAGCTCCCACCACTTCCTCGGCGGAAACCGTTGAACAGGAAGTGGCGGAGAAGGCAAAGGAGCTCGCCAAAGACATCGGAGCCATACCCGTCGGATCCGAAAAGGAGGTGACTCCGTTGCAAAATGGTACACActccagcgaggagaaggagaccaCTACTGCTCAGACACCTGTTGTTGCTTCCGATGAGGCTGAATCAAATGGTGTCACAACCGATGAACAGCCGTCAGTgggtgaggagaaagaggcctTGAAGGAAGATAAGCCCTCTGTTGCAGAGCCTGCACCCGAAGCTACAAAAACGGACGAGAAGCCTGAAGAAGTCCCAGCCTCAGCCACCATAGAGGCCGGGAAGTCGGATGAGAACGTCGATGCTCcggtcgaggaagaagcgtCCACAAAAATAGCCGACGAGAAGGGGACGCACGAAGCTGAGGGCGAGAAGGTTGCAGACACTGCCGCTACCGAGCCGGAGGAAACGACTCCCAAGGATGTTGATACCACTTCTGCTGACCCGGCGCCTATCGAAACCACATTTGAGGCCCCGGCTGTCGAGACGGAGGAATCGACTAGCACGGAAACATTGAATGATGAGGCGACAAAGGAACCTACCGATGAGCCTACTGAGGAATCTGTTGTGACGAGTGAGCCGACGGAAGCTGCAGCGGCAACTGAATCTATCGCCCAGGATTCTGCTACGGTTCAGCCTGCTGGCGAGTCGGCAGCCGAACAACTGGTCGAGGAACCAGCCACTTCAAAAGAATCCGTGGATGAAACAAAGGCGACAGAACCTGAAGGAGAGGGGGCTGAGACATCAGCTGTGACTTCTACAGAATCTGAGGAAACGCCTACGGCCGAAGAACCGGTCAAAGAGTCAACTCCGGCAGTAGAGGCTGTTTCGGAACCTGAAAAGGAAGCCCCGACTTCAGAACCATTAGCAAAGAGCACATTTGCAGAGGATGAAGTGCCAGCAACTGAAAAGGAACCCCTCACTGAGCAGCAAACTTCCGAACCCACTGTTGAGAGGCCTTACACGGAGGAAACAAGCAAGGAGCCGACGGCCGAAGGGTCCCTAGCTGAGGAAAAGCCTGTGGCTGACTCACCAAcggaagttggagatgaaACTAAGATGGACAATTCGGCAGCTGACACTGAAACTGTAGAGCCCGTCAAGACTACCACAGCCGATGAGCCAACTCCAGCCGCAACCACTGAAACGGAAACGGCAGTTGAGGAGCCTAAGCTAGAAGAGCCCGTAGCTACTACTGAGGCTGCTGATCCGGCTGAGGTGGAAGAATCCACGGCCGTTCCTGAGGATGTTGACTCAACAAAGGAGATCATAACAGAACAAGCAGCCGAAGGGTCCACAGAAAGCCAAACAGGAGCCGATGAACTGGCCGCTGAGGTGCCTGCCGCGAATACAGCAGCAGAGACCCTAGAAACCGCCAAGGAATCTTCCACTGAGGAACCCGCTGCGGTTGTGCCTGTTGAAGAGCAGGTTAAAGAGCCTACGGCCGAAGAatccaaggccgaggaacctgctgttgtggaagaGACTAAGGCTGAGGAACCTGCTGTTGTGAAAGAGaccaaggctgaggaacctgctgttgtggaagagaccaaggccgaggaaccTGCTGTTGTGGAGGAGCCCACGACTGAGGaacccaaggctgaggaaccCAAGGTTGAGGAACCTGCTGTTGTGGAGGAGCCCACGACTGAGGaacccaaggctgaggaacccaaggctgaggctcctgctgttgtggagGAACCCACGATTAAGGAACCTGCCGTTGTGGAGGAgaccaaggccgaggaacccaaggctgaggaacccaaggctgaggctcctgctgttgtggagGAACCCACGATTAAGGAACCTGCCGTTGTGGAGGAgaccaaggccgaggaaccCGCTGTTGGGGTTGTAACTGTTGAAGAGCAGGTTGAGACTGTAGTTGAGGaacccaaggctgaggagcaGCCGCCCACTGAGGAGTCCAAGGCCGAAGAGTCGGTTGAGGATATTGCAGCTGTCGATGCTCCGGCAGAGACAGCCACCCCAGCAAATGCGGGCCCGTCTGAAGAATCCGAAAAGCAAACAGACACCGAAGAGCCTAAGCCGGAAGAAACAGTTGGTGAGTCGGCCAGCGAGCCCGCGAAGGGAGCTGCGACTGAGGAACCCAAGGTGGAGGCAACGGAAGTCGCTGTTGAACCTGCTGCGGAAACTATTACGGAAGCTGCGACTGAGGAACCAAAAGATGAGGAAGCTGTACCCGCTGTTGAGTCTGGTGAAGATCTAGCCAATGAAGCAGCAACCCCTCAGGCACCTGCCGAGGCTGTTCCAGAACAGGAGACTGTGACTGAGCAAAAATTAGCTGCAAGTGAGGATACACCGGTTGACAAAACAATAATTGAAAAGTCAGCTGAAGAGGTGACACCTGAtgatgcggcggcggcggcggaagtGCCTGCCACCGAGGAAGCATCAGTAGATGCCCCTTCGACAGAGGTACCTGAGGAGCCCGCAATCAAAGAGTCCACAGGCGCCCCTGTTGAAGAAAGGCCCGCGCCCGCTACTGCTGAGCCCTTGGAAGAGCCAGCAACGGAAACGCCAGCTGAAGTGTCCCCTGCAGAGCCGGAGGCCGCGGCGGCTGAGGATCCTACCAAGATTATCGCCGAAGAGCAACCTGCCACAGAGGTTGACACTTCTAAGACAGCAGCGGCCGAAGAGTCCACCGAGACACCTATCCAGGTCACATCCACAGAAGATCAAGCAGTGCCAATTACTGCCACTGAAGATCCCACTAAGGAAAATGAAACTGGGGACCCTGTGGAAGAAGCTACTCAGCCAGAACCTGTTAAGGAGCTCGAAACGGAGAAGGCCACTGAAACTGTTGCTCCTGCAGCTGAACCAGAAACTTCCAAGGAGCCTGAAACCGAAACTGTTGCCCCTGAAGAGTCGGCCAGCAAAGAGCCAACTGAAGATGATTCCGCCAACGTTGAGTCTGCACCAGCGCAAAGTTCGACGCAGGACCCGGTGCCTGAGACCCTAGATGATGTTACAACTACGGAAGAAACTCACAACGCAAAGaccgaggttgttgaggagccAGCAAAGGAGGTAGCGGCCGCAGACCAAGCCTCCTCCGAAATAGCTCATGAAGAGCCGTTGAAGGAAGAGCCCACTGTACAGACAGCCGTTGCGAACACAGCTGCTgtcgaagaacaagaaacTGCCACTCTGAACGTCGAAACTGTCGATCCCGTTGCAGACGAAACCGCGCAACCCTCCGAGCAGGCTTATCAGAAAGGCGCCACCGAAATCCTCGAGGAAAAGCCCAGTGCTTCTGAACCCGCCGTTGCTAAAGACCCCGAAACAAATCCCGAAGCAACAGTCGAatccgaggccgaggaggtcCAGGTCCAACCCGCCCAGCCCGCCGATAACGTGgcagcccaagaagaagttcCAGAGCCGCCTGAAGCCCAGGACCCCACAGCTGCtaaggaagaggaagagtcCAAGGATAAGGACAGTCTTTTGACTCCTGAAGTTATCGCTGGGGGTGCTGCAGTTGCTGCTGCAGGTGCCGTTGCCGCCGGAGCAGCTGTCGTGGCGCACAAGGAAGAACCTGAATCCACTCCAGTAAAAGAGAGCGATGTGAAGACAAGTGATTCGCTTGCTGTCCCCCCTCAAGTTCAGCCCTCCGCCAACAAAGAACCGGCAGATACATCCAAGGCACCAGCGACACCAGAACCCGCAGCCGACCCTGCGCTAGCTGCGCTTgctggcgatggcgaggcCCTTCTGAGGAAGCTTGAACTGCCATCCACCGAGCAACTCCCTGTTTCTACAGAAAATGCTCCCAAAGACCCCAAGAAAACGAACCAAGAAAACGAGACATCCACTGCCGTAGAGAGTGGCCCCTCCGCGAGCCTTCAACCACCCTCAACTACGGAAGGCACTACGGACAATGTAGACAGTAAGGCAATTGATTCACGATCTCCAAGTCAGAACCGGTCAGTCACTGCTGTTTCTCTTAATAACAAGAACGACAGCTGGTTGAAGAGTATCCTGCGTGCCGTGTTTGTCAATTTCCTTGGTTCCATTTTTGCACCcttccgccgccgtggaaggGCAAACTGA
- a CDS encoding uncharacterized protein (COG:S;~EggNog:ENOG410PVJN;~InterPro:IPR009784;~PFAM:PF07081) produces the protein MPPSGSSFTALNLPADFTIPQCMEYFTLTAGPNTDLWRKPPNGDTSTAPILFTSLRNPFLVAEVTVTADFEMEWDQGGLVIFAGSAPQSISSDTVPVVQSNRFGGSNPRNSRPCKWVKAGMEFCSGATNVSSVSATADGADWCLSPLSVPDRGPSAIHSLRLKLERVGHSLWVWYQVPTISPYATSPSAVGSTWKKMREVTWFFYGVEDKFIHVGVYASRPANIQSSSTVWAMTHRPALGSSSSAPGIGDHLVVEFEDLEIL, from the coding sequence ATGCCCCCCAGTGGCTCATCGTTCACGGCATTGAATTTGCCTGCAGACTTTACGATCCCGCAATGCATGGAATACTTTACCCTCACCGCAGGGCCGAACACTGATCTTTGGCGGAAACCCCCAAACGGAGACACTTCGACAGCTCCCATTTTGTTTACCTCATTACGGAATCCGTTCTTGGTCGCCGAAGTGACCGTGACGGCGGACTTTGAGATGGAATGGGACCAGGGAGGCTTGGTTATTTTCGCCGGCAGTGCTCCCCAGTCAATATCTTCTGATACCGTTCCGGTGGTCCAATCAAATAGATTCGGGGGCAGCAATCCACGGAACAGCCGGCCATGTAAATGGGTCAAGGCAGGCATGGAATTTTGCTCTGGCGCAACCAACGTTTCATCCGTCAGCGCAACAGCAGACGGGGCTGACTGGTGCTTGTCGCCACTCAGCGTGCCGGATCGAGGGCCGTCAGCCATCCATTCACTACGCCTCAAACTCGAACGAGTCGGCCACTCACTCTGGGTCTGGTACCAGGTTCCAACGATATCCCCGTATGCGACCTCACCAAGCGCGGTGGGCAGTACGTGGAAAAAGATGCGGGAAGTCACCTGGTTCTTCTACGGGGTAGAAGACAAGTTCATCCACGTCGGTGTGTATGCCAGTCGGCCGGCGAATATTCAGAGTAGCAGTACCGTCTGGGCCATGACTCACCGGCCAGCGTTGGGGTCGAGCTCCAGCGCGCCAGGGATAGGTGATCACTTGGTGGTCGAGTTTGAAGACTTGGAGATCCTGTGA
- a CDS encoding uncharacterized protein (COG:S;~EggNog:ENOG410PXAA): MPKSKLENLPIELRAQILLQLPDLQSLDGIARSSTALHQAYRLVRQEALPKVLQRNYGGLVDITEAIAAVRSRKFHGTRRSDRERIIALLDDRRRNKEIRCLGKRSRATQPLPDQPVDLNEVRDLLRLHEIAIWILNDYSQNAPCPFWIDGISWSTHILPLKLSKNEKKRYYRAFYRLQTFCNLFGNIENPVDSPNSSNWLSWNHGKQAFTEEEIWKFFFGTFAPWECEEFAGLWRYCHHRNGEVYAKVTNDLEQYGPNENGDLPARLKSIVLPSCSLLDTDDLRMYRSHYRQALASFGPTFLYKLLRDDDFTTQRNMLYANSCGGLPYYPQSLQRDYETVYPLIYPADRFNFGMDWEGLQIFLSTLPEIEKPNLSWVETWLNQMEEDEPLYEEMFETGVDCRRWAWAYALWDDGRLREWEAKWGAPLRDFGG; encoded by the exons ATG CCAAAGTCTAAACTGGAGAATCTGCCTATTGAGCTGCGCGCTCAAATCCTGTTACAACTGCCTGATTTACAGTCTCTCGATGGAATAGCGCGCTCTTCAACCGCTCTTCACCAGGCATATCGCCTCGTCCGCCAGGAAGCCCTACCTAAAGTTCTGCAACGGAATTATGGCGGACTTGTGGACATCACCGAAGCGATTGCTGCTGTTCGCTCAAGGAAATTCCACGGTACCAGACGCTCAGACCGAGAAAGAATAATTGCACTGCTAGACGATCGACGCCGCAACAAAGAGATTCGCTGCTTGGGGAAAAGATCCAGGGCAACGCAACCTCTCCCTGACCAGCCAGTTGATCTTAATGAAGTCCGCGATCTGCTGCGACTCCATGAAATAGCAATTTGGATTCTCAATGATTATAGCCAAAACGCACCGTGCCCATTCTGGATTGACGGGATCAGTTGGAGCACACATATCTTGCCACTGAAGTTGTCCAAAAATGAAAAGAAACGCTACTACCGAGCATTCTATCGACTACAGACCTTTTGCAACTTGTTTGGTAATATCGAGAACCCTGTTGATAGCCCGAACAGTTCGAATTGGTTATCTTGGAACCACGGTAAACAAGCTTTtaccgaggaggaaataTGGAAATTCTTCTTTGGGACATTTGCGCCATGGGAGTGTGAAGAATTTGCGGGCTTGTGGCGGTACTGTCACCACAGAAATGGAGAGGTTTACGCAAAGGTCACCAATGACTTGGAGCAGTACGGGCCCAATGAAAATGGCGACCTTCCAGCACGCCTGAAATCCATAGTTCTCCCTAGCTGCAGTTTACTGGACACCGACGATCTACGGATGTATAGATCCCACTACCGGCAGGCACTGGCCTCTTTTGGGCCGACCTTTCTCTACAAGCTTCTTCGAGACGACGACTTTACAACCCAGCGCAACATGCTGTATGCGAATTCGTGTGGGGGCCTTCCATATTATCCTCAGTCCTTACAGCGGGATTACGAAACTGTTTACCCATTGATTTACCCTGCAGATCGATTTAATTTCGGTATGGATTGGGAAGGGTTACAAATATTTTTGTCGACGCTGCCAGAGATAGAAAAACCCAATCTATCTTGGGTGGAAACTTGGCTCAATCAaatggaagaagatgagccGCTTTACGAAGAGATGTTTGAAACCGGTGTTGATTGTCGACGCTGGGCCTGGGCCTACGCCCTCTGGGATGACGGCAGGCTTCGGGAATGGGAAGCAAAATGGGGTGCACCATTGAGAGATTTTGGTGGTTGA
- a CDS encoding uncharacterized protein (COG:S;~EggNog:ENOG410Q1JM), whose protein sequence is MSSRGGTNRSAWDADPRNKRILEDRWGSDSEYDPRRPRNRHPQDQPKPSHFGPNFQNIEKNRSESFTNRMEPKMPKPYAPRPTDWSEDPRIKRDYNRYKAHIMECNVAGDEYGPLNPRAVGRNTKPAEREPRLRDGLLANTKRRTTANK, encoded by the coding sequence ATGAGCAGCCGTGGGGGAACAAATCGCTCTGCATGGGATGCGGACCCAAGGAATAAGAGGATCCTTGAGGATAGATGGGGATCCGACTCAGAATACGaccctcggcgccctcgaaATCGGCACCCTCAAGATCAGCCAAAGCCAAGTCACTTCGGTCCAAACTTTCAGAATATTGAGAAGAACCGTTCCGAGTCGTTCACGAACCGCATGGAACCAAAAATGCCCAAACCATACGCGCCCAGACCGACGGACTGGTCCGAGGATCCTCGGATTAAACGAGATTACAACAGGTATAAAGCGCACATCATGGAGTGCAACGTCGCCGGCGACGAATACGGGCCGCTCAATCCCCGAGCAGTTGGTAGAAACACAAAACCTGCAGAGCGGGAGCCAAGATTGAGGGATGGCCTTCTTGCAAACACCAAAAGAAGGACCACTGCGAATAAGTAA
- a CDS encoding cysteine-rich PDZ-binding protein (COG:S;~EggNog:ENOG410PR9T;~InterPro:IPR019367;~PFAM:PF10235) — MVCAKCQKKLKSTELATPGVKRKNEMYYGSPSTSLGGGGGSGSGSGGAGSATAAAYRSKPTLGGTGVSKNKLLSSKAKNPYAAYASSCEMCKTKTEQGKKFCQRCAYRKNACPMCGKSLTGKSSKDQPVVQGQKFNLK, encoded by the exons ATGGTCTGCGCAAAATGCCAAAAGAAGCTAAAATCCACCGAACTAGCCACGCCGGGCGTAAAACGCAAAAATGAAATGTACTATGGCTCCCCATCGACATCGCTAGGTGGCGGTGGGGGCAGtggctccggctctgggGGCGCAGGTTCAGCTACAGCTGCAGCTTATAGGTCTAAGCCGACGTTAGGAGGTACCGGTGTTTCGAAG AACAAGCTTCTTAGCTCGAAGGCAAAGAACCCGTATGCAGCGTATGCGTCATCTTGTGAAATGTGCAAGACCAAGACGGAGCAAGGGAAGAAGTTTTGTCAGCGATGTGCATATCGGAAGAATG CATGTCCGATGTGTGGAAAGAGTCTCACAGGGAAGTCGTCGAAGGACCAGCCCGTGGTGCAGGGGCAAAAGTTCAATTTGAAATGA
- the MRPL17 gene encoding mitochondrial 54S ribosomal protein mL46 (BUSCO:EOG09263FAK;~COG:J;~EggNog:ENOG410PMZF;~InterPro:IPR040008,IPR015797,IPR021757;~PFAM:PF11788;~go_function: GO:0003735 - structural constituent of ribosome [Evidence IEA];~go_function: GO:0016787 - hydrolase activity [Evidence IEA]) encodes MSSGSNGARRIASILRPSIAEQRVCRSCQETLGRRSYASAATPISPAPPSSNSNTFPVVNPTYTINAGVLLSRPPQITRDLTDFEKAYYFYQKRLNERQALPFTKYFYFKRGTPVDEDWKRKIRERQTPARDIGKYNAYSKEAWNDELLVGSPESEPANVVETLISDAESTANNTSQDTSKKEEIPRPHPRVTEADQKGDTRSLNRALQRTLYLLVQSKEGYWKLPSSPVATDETLRLAAERTLEQSAGVNMNTFMVGYHPVGHYVYNARKPKTDEATGVTIGGEKTFFLKGRIMGGQADLSANAQNLQDFKWLAKEELKKFLLPQYYASVKNMLAER; translated from the exons ATGTCTTCAGGATCCAATGGTGCCAGGCGCATAGCCTCAATATTGC GGCCCTCAATCGCCGAACAGCGAGTTTGCAGAAGCTGTCAAGAGACACTTGGCCGCCGCAGTTATGCCTCCGCCGCAACCCCAATCTCGCCAGCACCCCCTTCCTCGAATTCAAATACGTTCCCCGTCGTGAATCCTACCTACACCATTAATGCAGGCGTGCTCCTATCCCGCCCACCCCAGATCACACGCGACCTCACCGATTTCGAGAAAGCATACTACTTCTACCAGAAACGGCTGAACGAGCGCCAGGCACTTCCGTTTACGAAATACTTCTACTTTAAGCGCGGAACGCCCGTTGACGAAGACTGGAAGCGTAAGATCCGTGAGCGCCAGACGCCTGCTCGTGATATCGGCAAATATAATGCGTACTCGAAGGAGGCGTGGAACGATGAACTCCTTGTCGGATCACCTGAGTCGGAACCGGCCAATGTTGTCGAAACGTTAATTTCTGATGCTGAGAGCACAGCCAACAACACTTCCCAAGATACTAGCAAGAAAGAAGAGATCCCTCGACCGCACCCCCGGGTAACAGAGGCCGATCAGAAGGGTGACACCAGGAGCCTCAACCGGGCTCTTCAGAGGACTCTTTACTTGCTCGTCCAGTCCAAAGAGGGATACTGGAAGCTCCCTAGCTCCCCTGTCGCCACAGATGAAACTCTCCGATTG GCCGCTGAACGTACCCTCGAACAATCCGCTGGTGTGAACATGAACACTTTCATGGTGGGATACCACCCTGTTGGCCACTACGTCTACAACGCTCGGAAGCCGAAGACCGACGAGGCAACTGGAGTCACCATTGGCGGCGAGAAGACCTTCTTCCTGAAAGGACGCATTATGGGCGGCCAAGCGGATCTTTCTGCCAACGCGCAAAACCTTCAGGACTTCAAATGGCTTGCCaaggaggagctcaagaAGTTCCTGCTTCCACAGTACTACGCCAGCGTCAAGAACATGCTCGCTGAGCGGTAA
- a CDS encoding CAF1 family ribonuclease (COG:L;~EggNog:ENOG410PJ2I;~InterPro:IPR036397,IPR012337,IPR006941;~PFAM:PF04857;~go_function: GO:0003676 - nucleic acid binding [Evidence IEA]), producing MDVTTQTFPYHLARMLQDLASSVFVSIDLEFSGIPKAQQGRAGPPQSLQQRYQEVKESASKYQILQVGLTFCHEDAEAAKYTLKPYNLYLSPIIDRRLEVERNWSFQSSAVEFLLENKFNMDALYRAGVTYISREEEEQAISIAVQRNKPGTAQTSMDVKETDYESLAFLILARVLIDDWIALGDKRDDYLNIPPPSSQINSQGLKGMPSVLNRFQKRLVHQLVEVEYPGYVTIGRPTFVQIVHYDEDRENAIRDKRVQRVRERVWNETGFRWIAEALAGGDLSNLSPGYFGAIRANMGPVGQGETLKDFVDDFKKNLKAHRPVLVGHNLFMDLIYFFRCFFGPLPDSVEDFQAMVHEHFPVLIDTKYLATHDCGSINPRSSLQEINDSLLQIPIPEIIIHPHFARYHIEKIDHEAGYDSLLTAQVFIKLSAQLGERHQVGLGKSILTTNSQTNEQTGLDNRFSQLQIEETRAGPSSATDNDDDSMRSGEVLGEYSPAVETRQAKKGHLIPRPSFQFWKVYGNKLRVFGTEERVCDIG from the exons ATGGATGTCACCACACAGACATTCCCGTATCATCTTGCGCGGATGCTGCAGGACCTTGCGTCCTCTGTCTTTGTCTCCATTGACCTGGAGTTCTCTGGTATCCCAAAGGCTCAACAGGGACGAGCAGGCCCACCGCAGAGCTTACAGCAGAGATACCAAGAAGTCAAAGAGTCTGCGTCCAAATACCAAATACTCCAAGTCGGCTTGACCTTTTGTCATGAGGATGCCGAGGCAG CAAAGTATACACTGAAACCATATAATCTATATCTGAGCCCGATCATCGACCGTAGGCTAGAGGTTGAGCGGAACTGGTCATTCCAGAGTAGCG CGGTTGAGTTCCTTTTGGAAAACAAATTCAACATGGACGCTCTGTACCGAGCCGGCGTCACATATATATcgagagaggaggaagaacaaGCCATCTCGATAGCTGTCCAAAGGAATAAACCAGGCACGGCTCAGACATCGATGGATGTCAAAGAAACCGACTATGAGTCGCTAGCATTCCTTATACTTGCCCGGGTGCTCATCGATGATTGGATTGCCCTTGGTGAT AAACGTGATGACTACCTCAATATCCCGCCACCTTCCAGTCAAATCAACTCCCAGGGGCTCAAGGGTATGCCTTCGGTTTTAAACAGGTTTCAGAAAAGGCTGGTCCATCAACTTGTTGAGGTGGAATACCCAGGTTATGTCACAATTGGACGGCCTACATTTGTCCAGATTGTCCATTACGATGAAGACCGTGAGAACGCTATTCGAGACAAAAGGGTACAGCGGGTGCGAGAGCGAGTTTGGAATGAGACAGGATTCAGATGGATTGCTGAGGCACTGGCTGGAGGCGATCTCTCGAATCTCAGCCCCGGTTATTTCGGTGCCATCAGAGCCAACATGGGGCCCGTAGGCCAAGGCGAAACGCTTAAGGACTTTGTAGACGACTTCAAGAAGAACCTAAAAGCACATCGGCCTGTTCTTGTTGGCCATAACCTCTTCATGGACTTGATATATTTCTTTCGGTGCTTTTTTGGTCCTCTCCCGGACAGTGTGGAAGACTTCCAAGCGATGGTGCACGAACATTTTCCAGTCCTCATTGACACAAAGTATCTTGCCACACATGATTGCGGATCGATCAACCCAAGATCATCGTTGCAAGAGATCAATGACAGTTTGCTTCAAATACCGATACCCGAAATCA TTATACATCCACACTTCGCCAGGTACCATATAGAGAAGATCGACCATGAAGCGGGATACGATAGTCTGCTTACAGCACAAGTATTCATCAAACTCTCTGCGCAGCTTGGCGAACGGCACCAGGTCGGGTTGGGCAAGTCAATCTTAACTACAAACTCCCAAACGAATGAACAAACTGGTCTTGACAATCGGTTTTCTCAACTTCAGATTGAAGAGACTCGGGCGGGACCCTCCAGTGCAACTGATAACGACGACGATAGCATGAGAAGCGGTGAAGTTTTAGGCGAGTATAGCCCTGCAGTCGAGACACGGCAGGCCAAAAAAGGACACTTGATTCCAAGACCAAGTTTTCAATTTTGGAAGGTTTATGGCAACAAACTACGCGTCTTCGGAACAGAGGAAAGGGTCTGTGATATTGGTTGA